A window of Auraticoccus monumenti contains these coding sequences:
- a CDS encoding helix-turn-helix transcriptional regulator — translation MVDRDRTGLADFLRRRREAMQPEDVGMPRGQRRRTSGLRREEVAALCHMSTDYYARLERERGPQPSEQMLASIAQGLHLGLDERDHLFRLAGHQPPARGALSEHINPGLLRILDRLHDTPAEVVTELGETLRQSPLGVALTGDLTSYTGPARSMGYRWFTDPAARSRYRPEDHETLSRLYASHLRQVVTMRGPGSRAAQLAELALADSEELRVLWERHEVGLRPDEVKRFVHPELGELTLHCQTLLDPAQSHRLLVYTAVPGTESHEKLQLLAVIGAQSMI, via the coding sequence GTGGTCGACAGGGACAGGACGGGGCTGGCGGACTTCCTGCGCCGCCGCCGCGAGGCGATGCAGCCCGAGGACGTCGGCATGCCGCGGGGGCAGCGCCGTCGCACCAGCGGGCTGCGCCGTGAGGAGGTCGCGGCGCTCTGCCACATGTCGACCGACTACTACGCCCGCCTCGAGCGCGAACGGGGGCCGCAGCCGTCGGAGCAGATGCTGGCCTCCATCGCCCAGGGCCTGCACCTCGGGCTGGACGAGCGCGACCACCTCTTCCGCCTCGCCGGCCACCAGCCACCGGCCCGCGGAGCGCTCAGCGAGCACATCAACCCCGGTCTGCTGCGCATCCTGGACCGCCTCCACGACACCCCGGCCGAGGTCGTCACCGAGCTGGGCGAGACGCTGCGGCAGAGCCCGCTGGGCGTCGCGCTCACCGGGGACCTCACCAGCTACACCGGCCCGGCGCGCAGCATGGGCTACCGGTGGTTCACCGACCCCGCCGCCCGGTCGCGGTACCGACCGGAGGACCACGAGACGCTGTCCCGGCTGTACGCCTCCCACCTCCGCCAGGTGGTCACGATGCGCGGGCCCGGCTCCCGGGCCGCGCAGCTGGCCGAGCTGGCCCTGGCCGACAGCGAGGAGCTGCGGGTGCTGTGGGAGCGGCACGAGGTCGGGCTGCGCCCCGACGAGGTCAAGCGGTTCGTGCACCCCGAGCTCGGTGAGCTGACGCTGCACTGCCAGACGCTGCTCGACCCGGCCCAGTCGCACCGGCTGCTGGTCTACACCGCGGTCCCGGGCACCGAGAGCCACGAGAAGCTCCAGCTGCTGGCCGTCATCGGCGCCCAGTCGATGATCTGA
- a CDS encoding glycosyltransferase, with protein MPTVLLPATPLLGHVNPMLTLGRGLRERGYRVLVLTGRQFSGMAADAGLELLPLPPASEIVPPVGPRPRNRVAAALEDIVSIFIDPLEAQHDALTSALARHDVDAVLSDTAFLGALPLARREPSTRPPVLGVSMTPLSVVSVDCAPFGSGLAPSTSWFTRRRNVQANWFLHHGPLKPLHDRLDAELVPHGVPPGSVNFFDQVTAYDLTFHLGLAEMEYPRRELPGTVRFVGPVRPPPSERAVPAWWGELDGDRPVVHVTQGTLDNADLGKLLAPAVRALAREDVLVVVSTGGRPVADLERALAPQRLPGNVRVSTFLPYDRLLPRTDVMVTNGGHGGVQDALRHGVPLVVAGETEDKPEVAARAAWAGVGRNLRSGRPSPARIRTAVRDVLGDPRYRQRAQQMARATAALPDPVDTVAATLEERLGRRTGGASGSVPAPAARVRRR; from the coding sequence ATGCCGACCGTCCTCCTCCCCGCCACGCCGCTGCTCGGGCACGTGAACCCGATGCTGACCCTGGGCCGTGGGCTGCGTGAGCGTGGCTACCGGGTGCTGGTGCTCACCGGCCGCCAGTTCTCCGGCATGGCCGCCGACGCCGGCCTGGAGCTGCTGCCGCTGCCGCCGGCCAGCGAGATCGTCCCGCCGGTCGGACCGCGCCCCCGGAACCGGGTCGCCGCCGCGCTGGAGGACATCGTGTCCATCTTCATCGACCCGTTGGAGGCCCAGCACGACGCGCTCACCTCGGCGCTGGCCCGCCACGACGTCGACGCCGTGCTCTCCGACACCGCCTTCCTCGGGGCGCTGCCCCTGGCCCGGCGCGAACCGTCCACCCGGCCGCCGGTGCTGGGGGTGTCGATGACGCCGCTGTCGGTGGTCAGCGTGGACTGCGCCCCCTTCGGCTCGGGGCTGGCACCGAGCACGTCCTGGTTCACCCGGAGGCGGAACGTGCAGGCGAACTGGTTCCTGCACCACGGCCCGCTCAAGCCGCTGCACGACCGCCTGGACGCGGAGCTGGTGCCGCACGGGGTGCCGCCGGGCTCGGTCAACTTCTTCGACCAGGTGACGGCCTACGACCTCACCTTCCACCTCGGGCTGGCCGAGATGGAGTACCCCCGGCGCGAGCTCCCGGGCACGGTGCGCTTCGTCGGCCCGGTCCGGCCCCCGCCGTCGGAGCGTGCGGTGCCGGCGTGGTGGGGCGAGCTGGACGGGGACCGGCCGGTGGTCCACGTCACCCAGGGGACGCTGGACAACGCCGACCTGGGCAAGCTGCTGGCCCCGGCGGTCCGGGCGCTGGCCCGCGAGGACGTCCTCGTCGTCGTCTCCACCGGGGGGCGACCGGTGGCCGACCTGGAACGGGCGCTCGCCCCGCAGCGGCTGCCCGGCAACGTCCGGGTCTCCACCTTCCTGCCCTACGACCGGCTGCTGCCGCGCACCGACGTGATGGTGACCAACGGCGGTCACGGCGGGGTGCAGGACGCCCTGCGCCACGGCGTCCCGCTGGTGGTGGCGGGGGAGACCGAGGACAAGCCGGAGGTCGCGGCCCGGGCCGCCTGGGCCGGGGTGGGGCGGAACCTGCGCAGCGGACGTCCCTCGCCGGCCCGCATCCGGACGGCGGTCCGCGACGTGCTGGGTGACCCGCGCTACCGGCAGCGGGCCCAGCAGATGGCGCGTGCGACGGCCGCCCTGCCCGACCCGGTCGACACCGTGGCCGCGACGCTGGAGGAGCGGCTCGGACGCCGGACCGGGGGAGCGTCAGGAAGCGTCCCGGCCCCCGCCGCCCGCGTCCGGCGCCGCTGA
- a CDS encoding glycosyltransferase family 2 protein, protein MSGRSAPRFSVVVPALDEGDHLAATLASLQAQDFAGGVELLVVDNGSTDDTVAVAERAGVRVVHEGRRGVCAARQRGVEEARGELVVSTDADTLHPRDWLSRLDEAFREHPGVVAVAGPCRYLDPPWWAAVMPPVGFALVAAVHALTGRVTYLTATNVAYRREGFPGYDVTLTQGGDEVDLLRRLRRVGTVHWDGRNPVHTSSRRMDQGLAHTVVVSYGYYYALASVVNRAAGRRVIGVAPAVRPADRELVRRRRRRWRAVPLALLAVAVLGDLGRRRRRQGGRAARGPE, encoded by the coding sequence GCCGATCGGCGCCGCGGTTCTCGGTGGTCGTGCCCGCGCTGGACGAGGGCGATCACCTGGCCGCCACCCTGGCCTCCCTGCAGGCGCAGGACTTCGCCGGTGGCGTCGAGCTGCTGGTGGTGGACAACGGCAGCACCGACGACACCGTGGCCGTGGCCGAGCGCGCGGGCGTCCGGGTGGTGCACGAGGGCCGGCGCGGGGTCTGCGCCGCCCGGCAGCGGGGGGTGGAGGAGGCCCGGGGTGAGCTGGTGGTCTCCACCGACGCCGACACCCTGCACCCGCGGGACTGGCTCAGCCGCCTGGACGAGGCCTTCCGCGAGCACCCGGGGGTGGTCGCGGTGGCCGGCCCCTGCCGCTACCTCGACCCGCCCTGGTGGGCCGCCGTGATGCCCCCGGTCGGGTTCGCGCTCGTCGCCGCGGTGCACGCCCTCACCGGACGGGTCACCTACCTGACCGCCACCAACGTGGCCTACCGCCGCGAGGGCTTCCCCGGCTACGACGTCACGCTGACCCAGGGCGGTGACGAGGTCGACCTGCTGCGTCGGCTGCGTCGGGTCGGGACCGTGCACTGGGACGGCCGCAACCCCGTGCACACCTCGTCCCGGCGGATGGACCAGGGGCTGGCGCACACGGTGGTGGTCTCCTACGGCTACTACTACGCGCTGGCCTCGGTGGTGAACCGGGCGGCCGGTCGCCGGGTGATTGGGGTGGCCCCGGCGGTCCGGCCGGCCGACCGCGAGCTGGTCCGCCGACGACGTCGTCGCTGGCGCGCGGTCCCGCTCGCGCTGCTGGCTGTGGCGGTGCTCGGCGACCTCGGGCGTCGTCGCCGGCGGCAGGGGGGTCGTGCGGCTCGGGGGCCCGAATAA